In Sphingomonas sp. Leaf357, a single genomic region encodes these proteins:
- a CDS encoding TonB-dependent receptor — protein MRSVVDTLSPFRTALLSSGAILALVVPALAAAQTAPAPAPAPAPTETSTKDDGDIVVTARNREEKLQDVPLSITALTTKALVDGNVRNLRDIAYLTPGLQVTSGGSEFGANPIIRGQTNLNGGSGDPNVAVFFDGIYISNNTAINLSLIDLERVEVVKGPVSALYGRNAFAGAINYVSKKPSLTEPHANITAFGGNDGQYSVSGAISYPLIKDVLALRVAGGYEHFDGSYKDSVTGARAGGFKKRDGQASLYFTPTPAFSVAASYYYGNDTFGESAIAYNVNNCGTRAVPASGFDPGGTGYSTFCGKFNPDIHAVEVPPQPKFGGASGNDRRVNLASLNVSYDFGLFKISSLTGYTKIDQQRLTDFIGRRNGIPFLLTNGTYVNLLEQFGSNTNNKDFSEEVRLQSDASKPIRLQLGGFYYSGKTFSTTIVGIDGSRIPAGQTLAAANGFGQAIDYLTADGNFSTTRISQSLSHDRQYSGFVGAEWDIVEGLTASGEYRYTHQKKDQLIIRSTGCPSYLVANTASCTGPAPTPYLYPNGPVAPSATFNFSNYRGSLKYAISPSSNLYASVANGTKAGGFNQRAVAAADGSQPDLTFDPEVNTTYEIGSKNSFFDNKLQVNLAVYHIDTKGIQISGPSSVPTNAGLVTKNFGSVHTTGFEADVALHPIRELTLRVGVGYANPKFGKDAFAVASSSATATSVAVSGCGTINLTTGVVTPTLPQCAGRVVLLPANSQYNVSAFNKGALSLSGLSVPRENNLQVTTGADIAIPLGSGDWKLVGNYTGRYESKNYYDNTNISWYGPRVIVNLRAGFENDRYSIVGYVNNLTNDHTPEIVSVNARLSDFGGDLNGYLPIGRQYGITVGAKF, from the coding sequence ATGCGCTCTGTTGTCGACACGCTTTCTCCGTTCCGAACCGCATTGTTGAGCAGTGGCGCGATACTGGCGCTGGTCGTGCCGGCCCTCGCCGCCGCCCAGACCGCACCGGCCCCCGCGCCGGCCCCCGCCCCGACCGAGACGAGCACGAAGGACGATGGCGACATCGTCGTCACCGCGCGCAATCGCGAGGAAAAGCTACAGGACGTGCCGCTGTCGATCACCGCGCTCACCACCAAGGCGCTGGTCGACGGCAACGTCCGCAACCTGCGCGACATCGCCTATCTCACCCCCGGCCTGCAGGTCACCAGCGGCGGTTCAGAATTCGGCGCCAACCCGATCATCCGCGGCCAGACCAACCTGAACGGCGGCTCGGGCGATCCCAACGTCGCGGTGTTCTTCGACGGGATCTACATTTCGAACAACACCGCGATCAACCTGAGCCTGATCGATCTCGAGCGGGTCGAAGTGGTCAAGGGCCCGGTCAGCGCGCTGTACGGCCGCAACGCCTTTGCCGGCGCGATCAACTATGTGTCGAAGAAGCCGTCGCTGACCGAGCCGCACGCGAACATCACCGCCTTCGGCGGGAATGATGGCCAGTACAGCGTCAGCGGCGCGATCAGCTATCCGCTGATCAAGGACGTGCTCGCGCTGCGCGTGGCCGGCGGGTACGAACATTTCGACGGCAGCTACAAGGATTCGGTGACCGGCGCGCGCGCCGGCGGGTTCAAGAAGCGCGACGGCCAGGCCTCGCTCTACTTCACCCCGACCCCGGCTTTCTCGGTCGCCGCCAGCTATTATTACGGCAACGACACGTTCGGTGAATCGGCGATCGCCTACAACGTCAACAATTGCGGCACGCGCGCCGTGCCGGCCTCGGGCTTCGATCCTGGCGGCACCGGCTATTCGACGTTCTGCGGCAAGTTCAACCCCGACATCCACGCCGTGGAAGTGCCGCCGCAGCCGAAGTTCGGCGGAGCCTCGGGCAACGATCGCCGCGTCAACCTCGCCAGCCTGAACGTCAGCTACGATTTCGGCCTGTTCAAGATCAGTTCGCTGACCGGCTATACCAAGATCGATCAGCAGCGCCTGACCGACTTTATCGGCCGCCGTAACGGCATCCCGTTCCTGCTGACCAACGGCACCTATGTGAACCTGCTCGAACAATTCGGTTCGAACACCAACAACAAGGATTTCAGCGAGGAGGTTCGGCTACAGTCCGATGCCAGCAAGCCGATCCGCCTCCAGCTCGGCGGCTTCTATTATAGCGGCAAGACCTTCTCCACGACGATCGTCGGCATCGACGGATCGCGCATCCCCGCCGGCCAGACGCTCGCCGCCGCCAACGGCTTCGGCCAGGCGATCGACTATCTGACCGCGGATGGCAATTTCAGCACGACGCGCATCAGCCAGTCGCTGTCGCACGACCGGCAATATTCCGGCTTCGTCGGCGCCGAATGGGATATCGTCGAGGGCCTGACGGCATCGGGCGAATATCGCTACACTCATCAGAAGAAGGATCAGCTGATCATCCGGTCGACCGGTTGCCCGTCCTATCTCGTGGCGAACACGGCGAGCTGCACCGGCCCGGCGCCGACGCCGTATCTCTACCCGAACGGCCCGGTCGCTCCGTCCGCGACGTTCAACTTCAGCAATTATCGCGGCTCGCTGAAATACGCGATCAGCCCGAGTTCGAACCTCTATGCCAGCGTCGCCAACGGCACCAAGGCCGGCGGCTTCAACCAGCGCGCGGTGGCCGCCGCCGATGGGTCGCAGCCCGATCTGACGTTCGATCCCGAGGTGAACACGACATACGAAATCGGCAGCAAGAACAGCTTCTTCGACAACAAGCTGCAGGTCAATCTGGCAGTCTATCACATCGATACCAAGGGCATCCAGATCTCGGGTCCGTCCTCAGTGCCGACCAATGCCGGCCTGGTGACCAAGAATTTCGGCAGCGTCCATACCACCGGCTTCGAGGCGGACGTGGCGTTGCATCCGATCCGCGAACTGACGCTGCGCGTCGGCGTCGGCTACGCCAATCCGAAGTTCGGCAAGGACGCGTTCGCGGTCGCGTCCAGCTCCGCGACCGCCACCAGCGTTGCCGTCTCCGGCTGCGGCACGATCAACCTGACGACCGGGGTCGTCACGCCGACCCTTCCGCAATGCGCCGGCCGGGTGGTGCTCCTGCCCGCCAATTCGCAATACAATGTCAGTGCCTTCAACAAGGGTGCGCTGTCGCTGAGCGGCCTCAGCGTGCCGCGCGAGAACAACCTGCAGGTGACGACCGGTGCCGATATCGCCATCCCGCTAGGCTCGGGCGACTGGAAGCTCGTCGGCAACTATACCGGCCGTTACGAATCGAAGAATTATTACGATAACACTAACATCAGCTGGTACGGGCCGCGCGTGATCGTAAACCTTCGCGCCGGGTTCGAGAACGATCGCTATTCGATCGTCGGGTACGTCAACAATCTCACCAACGATCACACGCCGGAAATCGTCTCGGTCAATGCGCGCCTGAGCGATTTCGGCGGCGATCTCAACGGCTACCTGCCGATCGGCCGCCAGTACGGCATCACGGTCGGTGCGAAGTTCTGA
- a CDS encoding MFS transporter, which translates to MAARPIDVPATAAGPVAALDRRTMIAWGIGTLGPVTVLTATNALLLRFLTDFYGLAAGVAATLIAVSKFYDAFADVAMGVVSDRTKSKMGRRRPYLVLGAVLLAISIVAIFAAPSFASETTRLVYMAAILVFYATAYTVFNVPYMAMPGEMTRTYHERSELMRWRVYAVGLSIIIATALGPKLLDWFGGGQGAYARMALVFAPIVIGAGIVAFLGTARAPSAARVATHYTIGQQIRSAAGNRPFVILVAVKFITLMSLGTQSIFPFFFERILGVPNSVLGTYFLCQSAMFLVAPSLWLWVSARVGKKATFLAALAISVPAWLSWSLAVHGEALALVYLRGIIIGISGSGIILMGQSMLPDTMEYDFRKTGLRREGLFAALYTTVEKLSGAVGVALVGALLGAYGYIQSRGATVVQPESALWAIRVTMAYVPTAITLAGIAALIGYNLDERKLTAMRDAPVA; encoded by the coding sequence ATGGCCGCCCGCCCGATCGACGTTCCCGCCACCGCTGCCGGCCCCGTAGCGGCGCTCGATCGACGGACGATGATCGCTTGGGGGATCGGTACGCTCGGCCCGGTGACGGTGTTGACGGCGACCAACGCATTGCTGCTGCGCTTCCTCACCGATTTCTACGGGCTGGCCGCCGGGGTCGCCGCCACGCTGATCGCGGTGTCCAAATTCTACGACGCGTTCGCCGATGTCGCGATGGGCGTGGTCAGCGATCGCACGAAATCGAAGATGGGCCGCCGCCGCCCCTATCTCGTGCTCGGCGCGGTGCTTTTGGCGATCTCGATCGTCGCGATCTTCGCCGCGCCCAGCTTTGCCAGCGAGACGACGCGGCTCGTCTACATGGCGGCGATCCTCGTGTTCTACGCCACCGCCTACACCGTCTTCAACGTGCCCTATATGGCGATGCCGGGCGAGATGACGCGCACCTATCACGAACGCAGCGAACTGATGCGCTGGCGCGTCTATGCCGTCGGCCTGTCGATCATCATCGCGACCGCGCTCGGGCCCAAACTGCTCGACTGGTTCGGGGGCGGGCAGGGCGCCTATGCCAGGATGGCGCTGGTGTTCGCGCCGATCGTGATCGGTGCCGGCATCGTCGCGTTCCTCGGCACCGCGCGTGCGCCCTCCGCCGCGCGGGTGGCGACGCATTATACGATCGGCCAGCAGATCAGATCGGCGGCGGGCAACCGGCCGTTCGTCATCCTCGTGGCGGTCAAGTTCATTACCCTGATGTCGCTCGGCACGCAATCGATCTTCCCGTTCTTCTTCGAACGTATCCTGGGCGTGCCGAACAGCGTGCTCGGCACCTATTTCCTGTGCCAGTCGGCGATGTTCCTCGTCGCGCCCTCGCTCTGGCTGTGGGTGTCGGCGCGGGTCGGCAAGAAGGCGACGTTCCTCGCCGCGCTCGCGATCAGCGTACCGGCCTGGCTAAGCTGGTCGTTGGCGGTGCACGGCGAGGCGCTGGCCTTGGTCTATCTGCGCGGCATCATCATCGGCATCAGCGGCAGCGGCATCATCCTGATGGGCCAGTCAATGCTGCCCGACACGATGGAATATGATTTCCGCAAAACCGGCCTGCGCCGCGAAGGGCTGTTCGCCGCGCTCTACACCACGGTCGAGAAACTGTCCGGCGCGGTCGGCGTCGCGCTGGTCGGCGCGCTGCTCGGGGCGTACGGCTACATCCAATCGCGCGGCGCTACCGTGGTGCAGCCGGAGAGCGCGTTATGGGCGATCCGCGTGACGATGGCCTACGTGCCGACCGCGATCACGCTGGCGGGGATAGCGGCGCTGATCGGGTACAATCTCGACGAGCGCAAACTGACGGCGATGCGGGATGCGCCTGTGGCCTGA
- a CDS encoding hydantoinase/oxoprolinase family protein — translation MGYRLGVDVGGTFTDLLLFDEGNGDFWRHKTPSTPAESSEGILTGVEALCAAAGVSPTEIAYFLHGTTVATNAVLEGKGARVGLVTTEGYRQIMQIARSFVPGGLAGWIVWPKPEPLAKLEDTVEIKGRINAAGQEVRPTDDADIRAALETLKAQGIEALTVSLINAYVNGTHEDRVAALAAEILPGVPISLSHLVLPEMQEYERTLTTVANAAVRPLVGRYVRNLRDKLAKVEMTGRLSLLRSDGGLMSSQKAEEHPVGLLMSGPAGGVTGALWVAKNAGLKNILTLDVGGTSTDVALIEHGEPRRVRTTEVGHLSVRASSLDVKTVGAGGGSIAYVPELTKALRVGPQSAGAVPGPAAYGKGGTLPTVTDANVVLGYLPENLLGGAFKLDRPASTKAVQTIADALGIGLMEAARGIIDIVNENMFGALRMISVQQGYDPRDFALMGFGGAGPLHVNAVARLMGSYPAVSPVSPGVLCALGDATTRMRTETARSLSKRLSETDLAAVLTLLREMDAQVRAQLVQDGVAEEEIETGFEIDVRYSGQAFEVPMTIDLATLEAEGLSALTQRFDEEHARLFTFNMDSEHELVNLRAVASGRALELPALELARGDGDPAQAKLRDHTLWMDGAQQAAVIYDRSKLEAGDVIPGPAIVTEMDSTTLIETRHIGTVDAFGNILITPV, via the coding sequence ATGGGGTATCGCTTGGGCGTCGATGTCGGCGGCACGTTTACCGATCTGCTGCTGTTCGATGAGGGCAATGGCGATTTCTGGCGGCACAAGACGCCGTCCACGCCGGCCGAAAGTTCCGAAGGCATCCTGACCGGTGTCGAGGCGCTGTGCGCGGCGGCCGGAGTGTCGCCGACCGAGATCGCGTATTTCCTGCACGGGACGACCGTGGCGACCAACGCGGTGCTGGAGGGCAAGGGGGCGCGCGTCGGCCTCGTCACCACCGAAGGCTATCGCCAGATCATGCAGATCGCGCGCAGCTTCGTGCCCGGCGGCCTCGCCGGCTGGATCGTGTGGCCCAAGCCCGAGCCGCTGGCCAAGCTGGAGGATACGGTCGAGATCAAGGGCCGGATCAACGCCGCCGGCCAGGAAGTGCGGCCGACCGACGATGCTGACATCCGCGCCGCGCTGGAAACGCTGAAGGCGCAGGGCATCGAGGCGCTGACCGTCAGCCTGATCAACGCCTATGTGAACGGGACGCACGAGGACCGCGTCGCGGCGCTGGCGGCGGAGATCCTGCCCGGCGTGCCGATCTCGCTCAGCCATCTCGTCCTGCCCGAGATGCAGGAATATGAGCGCACGTTGACCACGGTCGCCAATGCGGCGGTGCGGCCGCTGGTCGGGCGCTATGTCCGCAATCTGCGCGACAAGCTGGCCAAGGTCGAGATGACCGGGCGGCTGTCACTGCTGCGCTCCGATGGCGGGCTGATGTCGAGCCAGAAGGCCGAGGAGCATCCGGTCGGGTTGCTGATGTCCGGGCCGGCGGGGGGCGTCACCGGCGCCCTGTGGGTCGCGAAGAATGCGGGCCTCAAGAACATCCTGACGCTCGACGTCGGCGGCACCTCGACCGATGTCGCCTTGATCGAACATGGCGAGCCGCGCCGCGTGCGGACGACCGAGGTCGGCCATCTCTCGGTGCGGGCCTCGTCGCTCGACGTGAAGACGGTCGGCGCCGGGGGCGGGTCGATCGCCTATGTGCCCGAACTGACCAAGGCCTTGCGCGTCGGCCCGCAGAGCGCGGGCGCGGTGCCGGGGCCGGCGGCATACGGCAAGGGCGGCACGCTGCCGACCGTGACCGATGCCAATGTCGTATTGGGCTATCTGCCGGAAAATCTGCTCGGCGGGGCGTTCAAGCTCGATCGCCCGGCCTCGACCAAAGCGGTGCAGACGATCGCGGATGCGCTCGGCATCGGCCTGATGGAGGCCGCGCGCGGCATCATCGATATCGTAAACGAGAACATGTTCGGCGCGCTGCGCATGATCTCGGTGCAGCAGGGTTATGACCCACGCGACTTCGCGCTGATGGGCTTCGGCGGCGCTGGCCCGTTGCATGTGAATGCGGTCGCGCGCCTGATGGGCAGCTATCCGGCGGTCTCGCCGGTCAGCCCCGGCGTGCTGTGCGCGCTGGGCGATGCCACGACTCGGATGCGCACCGAAACCGCGCGCTCGCTGTCGAAGCGCCTGTCCGAAACCGATCTGGCGGCGGTGCTGACCCTGTTGCGCGAGATGGACGCCCAGGTGCGCGCGCAATTGGTGCAGGATGGCGTGGCCGAGGAGGAGATCGAGACCGGGTTCGAGATCGACGTGCGCTATTCCGGCCAGGCGTTCGAAGTACCGATGACGATCGACCTCGCGACGCTGGAAGCCGAAGGTCTTTCCGCGCTGACGCAACGGTTCGACGAGGAACATGCGCGGCTGTTCACCTTCAACATGGATTCCGAACATGAGCTGGTGAACCTGCGTGCGGTGGCATCCGGCCGCGCACTGGAACTGCCCGCGCTCGAACTGGCCAGGGGCGACGGCGATCCCGCGCAGGCCAAACTGCGCGATCACACGCTTTGGATGGACGGCGCGCAGCAGGCGGCGGTGATCTACGACCGATCGAAGCTGGAGGCGGGCGACGTCATCCCCGGCCCGGCGATCGTCACCGAAATGGATTCGACCACGCTGATCGAGACCCGCCACATCGGCACCGTCGATGCGTTCGGGAACATCCTGATCACGCCGGTGTGA
- a CDS encoding alpha/beta fold hydrolase has translation MRISRRFLQVGERRVHYFRAGDGPPAVLIHSSPANARLLFKEIERLSPDLTIFAFDTPGFGLSDPLPLATMTVADLADAMADTLAAIAMPCCPVFGTHTGAAIALELGVRHPDRVTGLVLDGVPAFTDAECAVFFRDYFRALPVSDLGGHYAETWTRFRDQSIWFPWSERIPEHLNPYDLSPPHSTHLWVAMYFEAAEHYAPAYKAASFYGARAIAATRELSVPAIFTATDTDMLYPHLERLPPLKDGQEIVEIGNSFERKRTLIAEAFARYGARGPAPADPDTIASETGIARQFVDGAHGQVHVRHAGDRAHPPLLLVHDAPGSSEQAEPLIARLATRFFVVAPDLPGSGDSDALPDTPAIDDFADVLAGVLNLLGVASATLYGIGFGSSVALAMAGRHPGKVAMLALQGVLLPDEAERRAMRAGYAPPIEIVADGSHWYRTWLMLRDTQIYWPWYDRRLAALRRVAADFSARPLHRWTMDVMRGRERYGDAIHAALDHDAAAALSTIDRPLIRVIDPSTPLSAHDDRLAALCRDKPVLQASSADFAAELATIVAMV, from the coding sequence ATGCGGATCAGCCGGCGCTTCCTGCAGGTCGGCGAACGGCGCGTGCACTATTTCCGTGCCGGCGATGGCCCGCCGGCGGTGCTGATCCATTCCTCTCCGGCGAATGCGCGGCTGCTGTTCAAGGAGATCGAGCGGCTATCGCCAGACTTGACGATCTTCGCGTTCGACACGCCGGGGTTCGGCCTGTCCGATCCGCTGCCGCTGGCAACGATGACGGTCGCCGATCTCGCCGATGCCATGGCCGATACGCTCGCCGCCATCGCCATGCCGTGCTGCCCGGTGTTCGGCACGCATACCGGCGCGGCGATCGCGCTGGAACTCGGGGTGCGGCATCCCGATCGCGTGACCGGGCTGGTGCTGGACGGCGTGCCCGCCTTCACCGACGCGGAATGCGCGGTGTTTTTCCGCGATTATTTTCGCGCCCTGCCGGTGAGCGATCTCGGCGGACATTATGCCGAGACCTGGACGCGGTTCCGCGATCAATCGATCTGGTTTCCGTGGAGCGAGCGCATCCCCGAGCATCTCAACCCCTACGATCTCAGCCCCCCGCACAGCACGCACCTGTGGGTCGCGATGTATTTCGAGGCGGCCGAACATTATGCCCCGGCCTACAAGGCCGCCAGCTTCTACGGCGCCCGCGCGATCGCGGCGACCCGCGAGCTGAGCGTGCCGGCGATCTTCACCGCGACCGACACGGACATGCTGTATCCGCATCTCGAACGCCTGCCCCCGCTCAAGGACGGGCAGGAGATCGTCGAGATCGGCAATTCGTTCGAACGCAAGCGCACCCTGATCGCCGAAGCGTTCGCCCGATATGGCGCACGCGGCCCGGCACCGGCAGACCCGGACACGATCGCCAGCGAGACGGGCATCGCGCGGCAGTTCGTCGATGGCGCGCACGGGCAGGTGCATGTCCGCCATGCCGGCGATCGCGCGCACCCGCCGCTGTTGCTGGTCCACGACGCGCCCGGATCGTCCGAGCAGGCCGAGCCGCTGATCGCCCGGCTGGCGACGCGCTTCTTCGTGGTCGCGCCCGACCTGCCCGGCAGCGGAGATTCCGACGCCCTGCCGGACACTCCGGCGATCGACGATTTCGCGGACGTGCTGGCAGGAGTGCTGAACCTACTAGGGGTGGCAAGTGCCACGCTGTACGGCATCGGCTTCGGATCATCGGTCGCCCTGGCCATGGCCGGGCGCCATCCGGGAAAGGTCGCGATGCTCGCGCTACAGGGCGTGCTGCTCCCCGACGAGGCCGAGCGTCGGGCGATGCGCGCCGGTTACGCCCCACCGATCGAGATCGTGGCGGACGGGTCGCATTGGTATCGCACCTGGCTGATGTTGCGCGATACGCAGATCTATTGGCCGTGGTACGATCGCCGGCTGGCGGCGTTGCGCAGGGTGGCTGCGGACTTTTCGGCGCGTCCGTTGCATCGCTGGACGATGGACGTCATGCGCGGCCGCGAGCGCTATGGCGACGCGATCCACGCCGCGCTCGATCACGATGCCGCCGCCGCCCTGTCGACGATCGACCGCCCGCTGATCCGCGTGATCGATCCGTCGACGCCCTTGTCGGCCCATGACGACCGCCTGGCAGCATTATGTCGCGACAAGCCGGTTTTGCAGGCGTCCTCCGCAGATTTCGCAGCCGAGCTCGCAACGATCGTCGCGATGGTATGA
- a CDS encoding GlcG/HbpS family heme-binding protein, producing the protein MVALATATQIAQTAFTEGEKHGVTVMSVVVTDAGGHIRLAMRSDSQGIFGVDTATGKARTALGFNRTSLHLSKIFTDPCAVAAITAATGGAFVPLGGGVVVQQDGVTVGAAAVSGGLPDVDEAIIVAAVEAAGLTVLR; encoded by the coding sequence ATGGTCGCGCTCGCCACCGCCACGCAGATCGCGCAGACCGCATTCACCGAGGGCGAGAAGCACGGCGTCACCGTCATGTCGGTCGTCGTCACCGATGCCGGCGGGCATATCCGCCTGGCGATGCGCAGCGACAGCCAAGGCATCTTCGGCGTCGATACCGCCACCGGAAAGGCGCGCACCGCCTTGGGGTTCAACCGCACGTCGCTGCACCTGAGCAAGATCTTCACCGACCCCTGCGCGGTCGCCGCGATCACCGCCGCGACCGGCGGCGCGTTCGTGCCGCTCGGCGGCGGCGTCGTCGTCCAACAGGACGGCGTCACCGTGGGCGCCGCGGCGGTTTCGGGCGGGCTGCCCGATGTCGACGAAGCCATCATCGTCGCCGCGGTGGAAGCCGCGGGCCTCACCGTCCTGCGCTGA
- a CDS encoding class I SAM-dependent methyltransferase: MIQERHALLPSETHDEAARYAFVSSLRKMFTVELFPGMRTVYQERQRPVFETRHGRAPGTVREAKALMEESFYYRGANVIGRAAQELLWDTVGESVERQLDTIDEAAKPRPGDLGTLRTNPDLPIPRYVDAVDIHVMPGNFHTELSADDTFAGALYDRGVHVFSFGGLGPRNDGLGVAHAAFVKERFPDLKPKRILDMGCGPGFTTLPWKEAYPDAEVYGVDVGGPQVRYAHGRAESMGVPIHFSQQDATATDFPDGYFDIVVSMLVTHECPQPVIRGLFKEANRLLAPGGVTIHDGGASYASDPFENLLTSWFGNNANEPFSAGFKSLDYDQAFLDAGFTKDNLVRGTRDPVYLKGQLPPISFIGAIKDQASKG; the protein is encoded by the coding sequence GTGATCCAGGAACGCCACGCCCTCTTGCCATCCGAAACGCATGACGAGGCGGCGCGCTATGCCTTCGTCTCGTCGCTGCGCAAGATGTTCACCGTCGAACTCTTCCCCGGCATGCGCACCGTCTATCAGGAGCGTCAGCGCCCCGTATTCGAAACCAGGCATGGCCGCGCGCCGGGCACCGTGCGCGAGGCCAAAGCGCTCATGGAGGAGAGCTTCTACTATCGCGGCGCCAACGTCATCGGGCGCGCGGCGCAGGAACTGCTCTGGGATACGGTCGGCGAAAGTGTCGAACGGCAACTCGACACGATCGACGAAGCGGCCAAGCCCAGGCCGGGCGATCTCGGCACGCTGCGCACCAATCCCGACCTGCCGATCCCGCGTTATGTCGACGCGGTCGACATCCACGTCATGCCGGGCAATTTCCACACCGAACTGAGCGCGGACGATACGTTCGCCGGCGCGCTCTACGATCGCGGCGTGCATGTGTTCTCGTTCGGCGGACTGGGCCCACGCAACGACGGGCTGGGCGTGGCGCATGCCGCGTTCGTCAAGGAACGCTTTCCCGATCTGAAGCCGAAGCGCATCCTCGACATGGGCTGCGGCCCCGGCTTCACGACCCTTCCGTGGAAGGAAGCCTATCCCGATGCCGAGGTCTATGGCGTCGACGTCGGCGGCCCGCAGGTGCGCTACGCGCATGGCCGCGCGGAATCGATGGGCGTTCCGATCCATTTCAGCCAGCAGGACGCGACCGCGACCGACTTTCCGGACGGCTATTTCGACATCGTCGTGTCGATGCTCGTCACGCACGAATGCCCGCAACCGGTGATCCGCGGCCTGTTCAAGGAGGCAAACCGCCTGCTCGCGCCGGGCGGCGTGACGATCCATGACGGCGGTGCCTCCTACGCCTCCGATCCGTTCGAAAACCTGCTGACCAGCTGGTTCGGTAACAATGCCAACGAGCCGTTCTCGGCCGGGTTCAAGAGCCTCGATTACGACCAGGCGTTCCTCGACGCCGGGTTCACCAAGGACAATTTGGTCCGCGGCACGCGCGACCCGGTCTACCTCAAGGGGCAATTGCCGCCGATCAGCTTCATCGGCGCGATCAAAGACCAAGCAAGCAAGGGCTGA
- a CDS encoding tannase/feruloyl esterase family alpha/beta hydrolase, producing MIRLFTIVGAMLLLITGGHASAQAAAAPVDAAKACAAVRATDFGTLQDAPTSIVSAAIITYGPDKREVCQIDGVINPTIGFKIVMPTTGWNGKYIQGGCGGACGTTKLFWCDDPLRRGYACLGSDMGHQGNVGDWRWAWNNIQLQGDFGFRSTHVAALAGKAVVAAFYGKPARLSYYWGCSTGGRQAYHEAEFYPEDFAGIVGGSPPLNETGSAVQIAWTVKANLRADGSEILGVPEAQLLHAAVVALCDKNDGIKDGVIGDARLCRFRPETIMCKAGQAAGTCLTPEQAEAARRMYAGPHDSKGKPIGFYGGVMPGSELNWIGDYIDGPSRKAQYRDFIANVFRYIGFNPGPGPSWTLKDLDFDRDPQRLQINEALYRADNPDFRLFKAAGGKFIGYQGWSDTSIVPMGTVDFYETVARTMGGYDRTKEFFRFYAVPGMRHCSSDGDGADNIDFLTALENWVEQGNAPDMLVGYNFDWRGVTYVAPIWPRPVDQIRFTRPHFPYPDRAVWSGKGDADDPKTWRRVRPSPDNG from the coding sequence ATGATTCGCTTGTTCACGATCGTTGGCGCGATGCTTTTGCTTATCACAGGTGGCCACGCTTCGGCTCAGGCCGCCGCAGCCCCGGTCGATGCCGCCAAGGCCTGCGCCGCCGTCCGCGCGACCGATTTCGGCACGCTGCAGGATGCGCCGACCAGCATCGTTTCCGCCGCGATCATCACCTACGGCCCCGACAAGCGGGAGGTCTGCCAGATCGACGGCGTCATCAACCCGACGATCGGCTTCAAGATCGTGATGCCGACCACCGGCTGGAACGGAAAATACATTCAGGGCGGCTGCGGCGGCGCGTGCGGAACGACCAAGTTGTTCTGGTGCGACGATCCGCTCCGGCGCGGCTATGCCTGTCTCGGCTCGGACATGGGGCATCAGGGCAATGTCGGCGACTGGCGCTGGGCGTGGAACAACATCCAGCTGCAGGGCGATTTCGGTTTCCGCAGCACGCATGTCGCCGCGCTCGCCGGCAAGGCCGTGGTCGCCGCCTTCTACGGCAAGCCGGCCAGGCTCAGCTATTATTGGGGCTGCTCGACCGGGGGACGGCAGGCCTATCACGAGGCGGAATTCTACCCGGAGGACTTTGCCGGGATCGTCGGCGGATCGCCGCCGCTCAACGAAACCGGTTCGGCGGTGCAGATCGCCTGGACGGTGAAGGCGAACCTGCGCGCGGACGGCAGCGAGATCCTCGGCGTGCCGGAGGCGCAGTTGTTGCACGCAGCGGTGGTCGCGCTTTGCGACAAGAATGACGGCATCAAGGATGGCGTGATCGGCGACGCGCGGCTGTGCCGGTTCCGGCCGGAGACGATCATGTGCAAGGCCGGGCAAGCCGCCGGCACCTGCCTCACACCCGAACAGGCCGAGGCGGCGCGGCGGATGTATGCCGGGCCGCATGACAGCAAGGGCAAGCCGATCGGCTTCTACGGCGGCGTCATGCCGGGATCCGAACTCAACTGGATCGGCGATTATATCGATGGTCCGTCGCGCAAGGCGCAGTACCGCGACTTCATCGCCAACGTGTTCCGCTATATCGGCTTCAATCCCGGTCCGGGGCCGAGCTGGACGCTGAAGGATCTCGATTTCGATCGCGATCCCCAACGCCTGCAGATCAACGAAGCATTGTACCGCGCCGACAATCCCGATTTCCGCCTGTTCAAGGCAGCCGGCGGCAAGTTCATCGGGTATCAGGGATGGAGCGACACCTCGATCGTCCCCATGGGGACGGTCGATTTCTACGAGACCGTTGCGCGGACGATGGGCGGCTATGACCGGACGAAGGAATTCTTCCGCTTCTATGCCGTGCCGGGGATGCGGCATTGCTCGTCCGACGGCGACGGCGCGGACAATATCGATTTCCTGACCGCGCTCGAGAATTGGGTCGAACAGGGCAACGCGCCCGACATGCTGGTCGGGTATAATTTCGACTGGCGCGGCGTGACCTATGTCGCGCCGATCTGGCCGCGGCCGGTCGACCAGATCCGCTTCACGCGACCGCACTTCCCCTATCCCGACCGGGCCGTCTGGTCGGGCAAGGGCGATGCCGACGATCCCAAGACGTGGCGCAGAGTGCGGCCCTCCCCGGATAACGGTTAG